In Streptomyces qaidamensis, one DNA window encodes the following:
- a CDS encoding glycoside hydrolase family 95-like protein: MPWRRCSSQSHDGVIHLLPALPDAWKAKGSFTGLRARGGYEVGCTWRNGKVTSYTVTADRARNRSKVTVRVNGTDRKVTPAKP; the protein is encoded by the coding sequence GTGCCGTGGCGGAGATGCTCCTCGCAGAGCCACGACGGCGTCATCCACCTGCTGCCCGCCCTGCCGGACGCCTGGAAGGCCAAGGGCTCCTTCACCGGACTCCGCGCACGGGGCGGCTACGAGGTCGGCTGCACCTGGCGGAACGGAAAGGTCACGTCGTACACCGTCACGGCCGACCGGGCCCGGAACCGGAGCAAGGTCACCGTGCGGGTGAACGGCACCGACAGGAAGGTGACGCCGGCGAAGCCCTGA
- a CDS encoding fibronectin type III domain-containing protein: MRSRSAAPSSLLRNLALCGALALVASCGWAGAGAGDAGAVPGAPTGVTAAAGSATSVHVMWNAIAGAQVYEVYRGTTKVTEVPGSKHMVDVTRLRPSTQYAFSVRARGADGRLGPPSRPVRAKTPAAVADDRSAPTRPAAPEGRAAGSRAVQLSWSASADDRGVVSYDIHQGDTKIHSVGGGHTATVLTGLRPATDYAFTVRARDAAGNVSPASPTVRLATPGTGDGRATAPTGFRATSHREDGAYHVDLSWVPPRVDGEIAEYQIHLDGRPATSLVYGGSAPRDRAAYSFYVGRKAGVTHRVRVRAMLPDGTWGGFSAERAVTTGAGR; the protein is encoded by the coding sequence GTGCGAAGCCGTTCCGCCGCGCCCTCGTCCCTCCTGCGCAACCTGGCGCTCTGCGGCGCCCTCGCCCTGGTCGCCTCCTGCGGCTGGGCCGGAGCGGGAGCAGGGGATGCCGGTGCCGTGCCCGGTGCGCCCACGGGTGTCACCGCCGCGGCGGGCAGCGCGACGAGTGTGCACGTCATGTGGAACGCGATCGCCGGGGCGCAGGTCTACGAGGTGTATCGCGGCACCACGAAGGTCACCGAGGTGCCGGGTTCGAAGCACATGGTGGATGTCACCAGGCTGCGGCCCTCGACGCAGTACGCCTTCTCCGTACGGGCGCGCGGCGCCGACGGGCGGCTGGGGCCGCCGAGCCGCCCGGTGCGGGCGAAGACGCCCGCGGCCGTCGCCGACGACCGCTCCGCGCCGACCCGCCCGGCGGCGCCCGAAGGCCGGGCGGCCGGAAGCCGGGCCGTCCAGCTGTCCTGGTCCGCCTCGGCGGACGACCGGGGCGTGGTCTCGTACGACATCCACCAGGGGGACACGAAGATCCACAGCGTGGGCGGGGGCCACACGGCCACCGTGCTCACGGGGCTGCGGCCCGCCACGGACTACGCGTTCACCGTCCGGGCCCGGGACGCGGCGGGCAACGTCTCCCCCGCCAGCCCCACCGTCCGCCTCGCCACCCCGGGCACGGGCGACGGACGCGCCACGGCCCCCACCGGCTTCCGGGCGACGAGCCACCGCGAGGACGGGGCGTACCACGTCGACCTGAGCTGGGTGCCGCCCCGCGTGGACGGTGAGATCGCCGAGTACCAGATCCATCTGGACGGCCGGCCCGCCACGTCCCTGGTGTACGGCGGCAGCGCACCGCGCGACCGGGCCGCGTACAGCTTCTACGTGGGGCGGAAGGCCGGTGTCACCCACCGGGTCCGCGTCCGGGCGATGCTGCCGGACGGCACCTGGGGAGGATTCTCGGCGGAGCGGGCGGTGACGACGGGCGCGGGGCGCTGA
- the dhaL gene encoding dihydroxyacetone kinase subunit DhaL: MLDADFFRRWMTATAASVDREAERLTALDSPIGDADHGSNLQRGFTAVVAVLEKEAPGTPGAVLTLAGRQLISTVGGASGPLYGTLLRRTGKALGDAGEVGAEQLTEALRTGVDAVMTLGGAAPGDATMIDALVPAVDALGDSFAAARTAAEEGAVATTPLQARKGRASYVGERSIGHQDPGATSAALLIAALAEAAGE, from the coding sequence GTGCTCGACGCCGACTTCTTCCGCCGTTGGATGACGGCCACCGCCGCGTCCGTCGACCGCGAGGCGGAACGGCTCACCGCCCTCGACTCCCCCATCGGGGACGCCGATCACGGCAGCAACCTCCAGCGCGGGTTCACGGCCGTCGTGGCCGTTCTGGAGAAGGAGGCTCCAGGCACGCCCGGCGCCGTCCTGACGCTGGCCGGACGCCAGCTGATCTCGACGGTCGGCGGCGCCTCGGGGCCGCTGTACGGGACGTTGCTGCGCCGCACCGGCAAGGCGCTCGGCGATGCCGGCGAGGTCGGTGCGGAGCAGCTGACCGAGGCGCTGCGGACCGGGGTGGACGCGGTGATGACGCTCGGCGGTGCCGCCCCGGGCGACGCGACCATGATCGACGCGCTGGTGCCCGCGGTGGACGCGCTCGGTGACTCGTTCGCGGCGGCCCGGACCGCCGCCGAGGAGGGCGCCGTGGCGACGACGCCCCTGCAGGCCCGCAAGGGCCGGGCGAGCTACGTGGGCGAGCGCAGCATCGGCCACCAGGACCCGGGCGCCACATCGGCGGCGCTGCTGATCGCCGCACTCGCGGAGGCCGCCGGTGAGTGA
- a CDS encoding glycoside hydrolase family 6 protein, translating into MPRSLLALVAALFALPLALAAAPAAHAADPTTMTNGFYVDPDSSAKRWVAANPGDGRASAINASIANTPTARWFGSWSGTIGTATGAYVGAADARDKLPVLVAYNIYNRDYCGGHSAGGASSPSAYRNWIAQFAGGIAGRPALVVLEPDSLGDYGCMTQAQIDERESMLTGALAEFSRQAPNTWVYLDAGNPAWASAATMARRLHEAGLRQAHGFSLNVSNYLTTAENTAYGNAVNRELGARYGYTKPFVVDSSRNGNGSNGQWCNPSGRRIGTPTQLGGGAEMLLWIKVPGESDGNCGVGSGSSAGQFLPEVAYKMIYGY; encoded by the coding sequence ATGCCCCGCAGCCTCCTCGCCCTGGTGGCAGCGCTTTTTGCCCTGCCGCTGGCACTCGCCGCCGCCCCGGCCGCCCACGCGGCGGACCCGACGACCATGACCAACGGGTTCTACGTGGATCCCGACTCCAGCGCGAAACGGTGGGTCGCCGCCAACCCCGGTGACGGCCGGGCGTCCGCGATCAACGCCTCGATCGCGAACACCCCGACCGCCCGCTGGTTCGGCTCCTGGAGCGGCACCATCGGCACCGCCACCGGCGCGTACGTGGGCGCCGCCGACGCCCGGGACAAACTGCCCGTGCTCGTCGCCTACAACATCTACAACCGCGACTACTGCGGTGGGCACTCCGCGGGCGGAGCCTCCTCGCCGTCGGCCTACAGAAACTGGATCGCCCAGTTCGCGGGCGGGATCGCCGGCCGCCCGGCCCTCGTCGTCCTCGAACCGGACTCCCTCGGGGACTACGGCTGCATGACCCAGGCCCAGATCGACGAACGCGAGAGCATGCTGACCGGAGCGCTCGCCGAGTTCAGCCGCCAGGCCCCCAACACCTGGGTCTACCTCGACGCCGGCAACCCGGCCTGGGCGAGCGCGGCGACCATGGCCCGGCGCCTTCACGAAGCGGGTCTCCGGCAGGCCCACGGTTTCTCGCTCAACGTCTCCAACTACCTGACCACGGCCGAGAACACCGCGTACGGCAACGCCGTGAACAGGGAACTCGGCGCCCGGTACGGCTACACCAAGCCGTTCGTCGTGGACTCCAGCCGCAACGGCAACGGCTCCAACGGCCAGTGGTGCAACCCTTCAGGCCGCCGTATCGGCACCCCCACCCAGCTGGGCGGAGGCGCCGAGATGCTCCTGTGGATCAAGGTGCCGGGCGAGTCCGACGGCAACTGCGGCGTGGGAAGCGGCTCCTCGGCGGGGCAGTTCCTGCCGGAGGTCGCTTACAAGATGATCTACGGCTACTGA
- a CDS encoding glycoside hydrolase N-terminal domain-containing protein: protein MACEISNLSGLSWMPREALTYSVPAADWQSQALPIGNGRLGVMLFADPCEERIQFNEQSLWGGVNHYDNALAG from the coding sequence ATGGCATGCGAAATTTCGAACCTCTCGGGGCTGTCATGGATGCCGCGCGAGGCGCTGACCTACTCCGTGCCCGCCGCAGACTGGCAGTCGCAGGCCCTGCCCATCGGCAACGGCCGGCTCGGTGTCATGCTCTTCGCCGACCCCTGCGAAGAGCGCATCCAGTTCAACGAACAGAGCCTCTGGGGCGGTGTCAACCACTACGACAACGCCCTGGCGGGCTAG
- the dhaK gene encoding dihydroxyacetone kinase subunit DhaK, whose translation MKMLINVPETVVADALRGLAAAHPELTVDVENRVIVRRDAPVAGQVGLVSGGGSGHEPLHGGFVGPGMLSAACPGEVFTSPVPDQMLRAAAAVDSGAGVLFIVKNYTGDVLNFDMAAEMAEDEGIQVAKVLVNDDVAVTDSLYTAGRRGTGATLFVEKIAGAAAAEGMPLERVEAIARQVNEGSRSFGIALSACSTPAKGSPTFDLPPGELELGIGIHGEPGRERRAMMTSGEIAEAAVEAVVEDLQPRNPVLVLVNGMGATPLLELYGFNAEVHRVLAQRGVPVARVLVGNYVTSLDMAGASLTLCQVDDELLRLYDAPVKTPGLRWGV comes from the coding sequence ATGAAGATGCTGATCAACGTCCCGGAGACCGTGGTCGCGGACGCGCTGCGCGGTCTGGCGGCTGCCCACCCGGAGCTGACCGTGGACGTGGAGAACCGGGTGATCGTGCGGCGGGACGCCCCCGTCGCCGGACAGGTGGGACTGGTCTCGGGCGGAGGCTCGGGGCACGAGCCGTTGCACGGTGGTTTCGTGGGTCCCGGCATGCTGTCGGCGGCCTGTCCGGGCGAGGTGTTCACCTCCCCCGTGCCCGACCAGATGCTGCGCGCGGCCGCCGCCGTGGACAGCGGGGCCGGCGTGCTGTTCATCGTGAAGAACTACACCGGTGACGTGCTCAACTTCGACATGGCCGCCGAGATGGCCGAGGACGAGGGCATCCAGGTCGCGAAGGTGCTGGTCAACGATGACGTGGCGGTGACCGACAGCCTCTACACGGCCGGGCGGCGCGGCACGGGCGCGACCCTGTTCGTGGAGAAGATCGCGGGCGCCGCCGCTGCCGAGGGCATGCCTCTGGAGCGGGTCGAGGCCATCGCCCGGCAGGTGAACGAGGGCTCCCGCAGTTTCGGGATCGCGCTGAGCGCCTGCAGCACCCCCGCCAAGGGCAGCCCGACCTTCGATCTGCCGCCCGGGGAGCTGGAGTTGGGGATCGGCATCCACGGCGAGCCGGGCCGGGAGCGGCGCGCCATGATGACCTCCGGCGAGATCGCCGAGGCGGCCGTCGAGGCGGTGGTGGAGGACCTGCAGCCGCGCAATCCGGTGCTGGTCCTGGTCAACGGCATGGGTGCGACGCCCCTGCTGGAGCTGTACGGCTTCAACGCCGAGGTGCACCGGGTGCTCGCCCAGCGCGGCGTCCCCGTGGCCCGCGTCCTCGTGGGCAACTACGTCACCTCCCTGGACATGGCGGGCGCCTCGCTCACCCTGTGCCAGGTCGACGACGAGCTGCTGCGGCTGTACGACGCGCCGGTGAAGACCCCGGGTCTGCGCTGGGGCGTGTGA
- a CDS encoding TetR/AcrR family transcriptional regulator codes for MTSSPAGRGRPRDERSGAAIIQAAAELVAEGGYAATSIGAVAARAGVGKDTIYRRWSGKPELVYEAVFTAAETADLPDTGTLEGDLTALVQSLVEEFSAPAAAAALPGLLADFAAAPHLRATIRTRFLQPAKERLVAVFDRAGQRGETSANLPVDLVLDTLAGAVFFHLGITGERPAPDLARRIAAMIVKGIEAR; via the coding sequence ATGACTTCTTCCCCTGCCGGGCGAGGGCGCCCCAGAGACGAGCGGTCCGGGGCCGCGATCATCCAGGCGGCTGCCGAACTGGTCGCTGAAGGCGGCTACGCGGCGACGTCCATCGGCGCGGTCGCCGCGCGAGCGGGTGTCGGCAAGGACACCATCTACCGCCGCTGGTCCGGCAAGCCGGAACTGGTCTACGAGGCCGTCTTCACCGCCGCCGAGACAGCGGACCTGCCGGACACCGGGACACTGGAAGGCGACCTGACCGCACTGGTCCAGTCGCTGGTCGAGGAGTTCTCGGCACCGGCGGCCGCGGCGGCCCTGCCCGGCCTGCTCGCCGACTTCGCCGCCGCACCGCACCTGCGCGCGACCATCCGCACCCGGTTCCTCCAGCCGGCCAAGGAACGACTCGTCGCGGTGTTCGACCGGGCCGGGCAGCGCGGGGAGACCAGCGCGAACCTGCCGGTCGACCTCGTGCTGGACACCCTGGCCGGGGCGGTCTTCTTCCACTTGGGGATCACCGGCGAACGCCCCGCTCCGGATCTGGCCCGGCGCATCGCCGCGATGATCGTCAAAGGAATCGAGGCCCGGTGA
- a CDS encoding PTS-dependent dihydroxyacetone kinase phosphotransferase subunit DhaM — protein sequence MSDEQLVGIVLVSHSAEVAASVAELAKGLAGGGPVVPVAPAGGTEGGGLGTSSELIAAAAASVDRGAGVAVLTDLGSAVLTVKALLAEGDELPERTRLVDAPFVEGAVAAVVTASTGADLAAVEAAATEAYTYRKV from the coding sequence GTGAGTGACGAGCAGCTGGTGGGAATCGTGCTGGTGTCGCACAGCGCGGAGGTGGCCGCGTCCGTCGCGGAGCTGGCGAAGGGGCTCGCCGGCGGTGGCCCGGTGGTGCCCGTCGCTCCGGCGGGCGGCACCGAGGGCGGCGGGCTGGGTACGAGTTCGGAACTGATCGCCGCGGCGGCCGCGTCCGTCGACCGCGGCGCCGGGGTCGCCGTCCTGACCGACCTGGGCAGCGCGGTGCTCACGGTGAAGGCGCTGCTCGCGGAGGGCGACGAACTTCCGGAGCGGACCCGCCTGGTGGACGCGCCCTTCGTGGAGGGTGCCGTCGCCGCGGTCGTCACGGCGTCCACCGGAGCGGACCTGGCGGCGGTGGAGGCGGCCGCCACGGAGGCGTACACCTACCGGAAGGTCTGA
- a CDS encoding SpoIIE family protein phosphatase: MAGKQDAPTAVVVVNPDGMVSGWSEGGRLLLGWTAQDTVGRPVADLLVDPPPRGFPEGYGTGPDPTGFTALRHRDGSTVDAVLTAHPLFGPDGRAMGHAVTVQRWGRRPVVADRAFEQSPFALGVYDPELRFLWINASSGRVIAHSEEEVLGRKYREVLPEFDRTLFPERDDKPYTDKLSEVARTGEPARLITVFRPRGSDYANAWATSIWPVRDAQGRVCAIANWGFDMSAEYWARQRLLILNEASGGIGRTLDVIGTAQELARTPVPGFVDLVSVDLFDEVLRGEEPPSVSAFTSVETIRLSRAAQHGAKADADRAPGPAPPVTHTAGSVGARCMATGRSTVELTAEPGEGGEWAFGPGLAADPAHWPPGNPVIDGSIAADGLTGRITVPLRARGALLGVVSFSRLDRPEAFTADDLILAEELTAKAAVAIDNARRYSRERTTALTLQRSLLPQGLPKQEAVEVASRYLPGGTGAEVGGDWFDVIPLSGARVALVVGDVVGHGLHASASMGRLRTAVRTLADVDLPPDELLTHLDDLVLHLAGDHRPDGHFQPTGESGATCLYTVYDPVSRRLTFASAGHPLPLIVSPDGTRPPVPAHPGPPLGLGGLPFEAAELELPEGSLLALYTDGLVRSHERDVDEGITELQRVLNPSATSLEDLCDTVMDGMLLDSRTDDAALLLARTCALDPHHVADWDVEPDTAQVPHARKFAVDQVDAWGLKEAAFVTELVVSELVTNAIRYGEPPIRLRLIRDTSLICEVSDASNTAPHLRRARAFDEGGRGLLLVAQLTQGWGTRHTGNGKTIWCAQAPPSRT, from the coding sequence ATGGCCGGCAAGCAGGACGCGCCCACTGCCGTTGTCGTGGTGAACCCGGACGGCATGGTGAGCGGCTGGAGCGAAGGGGGTCGGCTGCTGCTGGGCTGGACCGCGCAGGACACCGTCGGCCGCCCCGTGGCCGACCTGCTGGTCGATCCCCCGCCCCGCGGCTTCCCCGAGGGCTATGGCACCGGCCCCGATCCCACCGGGTTCACAGCCCTGCGGCACCGGGACGGTTCCACGGTGGACGCCGTGCTGACCGCTCACCCGCTGTTCGGCCCCGACGGGCGGGCGATGGGGCACGCGGTGACCGTCCAGCGCTGGGGACGCCGCCCGGTGGTCGCCGACCGGGCCTTCGAGCAGTCTCCCTTCGCTCTGGGCGTCTACGACCCTGAGCTGCGGTTCCTGTGGATCAACGCCTCCTCGGGCCGGGTGATAGCGCACTCCGAGGAGGAGGTGCTCGGCAGGAAGTACCGCGAGGTGCTTCCCGAATTCGACCGCACGCTGTTCCCCGAAAGGGACGACAAGCCCTACACCGACAAGCTCTCCGAAGTGGCGAGGACGGGCGAGCCCGCGCGTCTCATCACCGTCTTCCGTCCTCGCGGCAGTGACTACGCCAATGCCTGGGCCACCAGTATCTGGCCCGTCCGGGATGCCCAGGGCAGGGTCTGCGCGATCGCCAACTGGGGTTTTGACATGAGCGCCGAGTACTGGGCCCGGCAACGCCTGCTCATCCTCAACGAGGCCAGCGGCGGCATCGGCAGGACACTCGACGTGATCGGCACCGCCCAGGAGCTGGCCAGGACCCCGGTGCCGGGATTCGTCGACCTCGTCAGCGTGGATCTCTTCGACGAGGTGCTGCGCGGAGAGGAACCGCCCTCGGTGTCCGCGTTCACCTCCGTGGAGACGATCAGGCTCAGCCGTGCCGCCCAGCACGGCGCGAAGGCGGACGCCGACCGGGCTCCGGGGCCCGCGCCCCCGGTCACGCACACTGCCGGTTCCGTCGGCGCCCGCTGCATGGCCACCGGCAGGTCGACGGTCGAGCTCACCGCTGAGCCCGGCGAGGGCGGCGAATGGGCCTTCGGGCCCGGACTCGCCGCCGACCCGGCCCACTGGCCACCGGGCAACCCGGTGATCGACGGGTCCATCGCCGCAGACGGGTTGACCGGGCGGATCACCGTGCCGCTCCGGGCGCGCGGCGCGCTGCTCGGGGTCGTCTCCTTCTCCCGCCTCGACCGGCCCGAGGCGTTCACCGCCGACGACCTGATCCTCGCCGAGGAGCTGACCGCCAAGGCGGCCGTCGCCATCGACAACGCCCGCCGGTACTCGCGCGAGCGCACCACCGCACTGACCCTGCAACGCAGCCTGCTGCCGCAGGGGCTGCCGAAACAGGAGGCGGTCGAGGTGGCATCCCGCTACCTGCCCGGCGGGACCGGCGCGGAAGTGGGCGGTGACTGGTTCGACGTCATTCCGCTGTCCGGCGCCCGGGTCGCCCTGGTCGTCGGCGATGTCGTCGGGCACGGTCTGCACGCCTCGGCCAGCATGGGCAGGCTGCGCACGGCGGTGCGCACTCTCGCCGACGTCGACCTGCCGCCCGACGAGCTCCTGACCCACCTGGACGACCTGGTCCTGCACCTCGCCGGCGACCACCGGCCCGACGGCCACTTCCAGCCGACCGGCGAGTCCGGCGCCACCTGTCTGTACACCGTCTACGACCCCGTCTCCCGCCGCCTCACGTTCGCGAGCGCCGGCCATCCGCTGCCGCTGATCGTCTCTCCGGACGGCACCCGGCCCCCGGTCCCCGCCCATCCGGGGCCGCCGCTCGGCCTCGGTGGACTGCCGTTCGAGGCCGCCGAGCTCGAACTGCCCGAGGGCAGCCTGCTGGCCCTCTACACCGACGGGCTGGTGAGGAGCCACGAGCGCGATGTCGACGAAGGGATCACCGAACTGCAGCGGGTCCTGAACCCCTCGGCCACCTCGCTGGAGGACCTGTGCGACACGGTGATGGACGGCATGCTCCTGGACAGCCGGACCGACGACGCCGCCCTGCTGCTCGCTCGCACGTGCGCGCTGGATCCCCACCACGTCGCCGACTGGGACGTCGAGCCCGACACCGCTCAGGTGCCGCACGCCAGGAAGTTCGCCGTCGACCAGGTGGACGCCTGGGGCCTGAAGGAGGCGGCGTTCGTCACCGAACTGGTCGTCAGCGAGCTGGTCACCAACGCCATCCGGTACGGAGAGCCGCCGATCAGACTGCGACTGATCCGCGACACCTCGCTGATCTGCGAGGTCTCCGACGCCAGCAACACCGCTCCGCACCTGCGCCGGGCCCGTGCCTTCGACGAGGGCGGCCGGGGCCTGTTGCTCGTTGCCCAGCTCACCCAGGGGTGGGGCACCCGGCACACCGGCAACGGCAAGACGATCTGGTGCGCGCAAGCGCCACCGTCCCGTACCTGA
- a CDS encoding glycoside hydrolase family 75 protein yields MRVQSLTLAAASAALLAPTTPPAAQPHPAVWRESTVSAAELLAKVRDCAPVSRGRYRSDNGAPADIPVCGTRDAVFWKADMDIDCDGRPGPRCNSSTDPYFAASTAYAQSDGRPLSAERLPFIVVPAPSSLWDYRDHGVGGGSVVAVVYRDRVQYAVVGDTGPQGIIGEASYATAKALGIRADPRGGGAPSGVTYIVFKNTKVSPIEDHAAAVTEGERMARRFADGSGAIGS; encoded by the coding sequence GTGCGTGTCCAGTCGCTCACCCTGGCCGCGGCCAGCGCCGCCCTGCTCGCCCCGACGACACCGCCCGCCGCGCAACCCCACCCCGCGGTATGGCGCGAGAGCACCGTCAGCGCCGCCGAGCTGCTCGCCAAGGTGCGGGACTGCGCTCCCGTCTCGCGCGGCCGCTACCGCAGCGACAACGGAGCCCCTGCCGACATCCCGGTCTGCGGCACCCGCGACGCCGTGTTCTGGAAGGCCGACATGGACATCGACTGCGACGGCCGCCCCGGACCCCGCTGCAACAGCAGCACCGACCCGTACTTCGCCGCGAGCACGGCCTACGCCCAGTCCGACGGCCGCCCGTTGAGTGCCGAACGCCTGCCCTTCATCGTCGTACCCGCGCCGAGCAGCCTCTGGGACTACCGGGACCACGGTGTCGGCGGCGGTTCGGTGGTGGCGGTCGTCTACCGCGACCGGGTGCAGTACGCGGTCGTCGGCGACACCGGCCCGCAGGGCATCATCGGAGAGGCGTCCTACGCGACCGCCAAGGCCCTCGGCATCCGCGCCGACCCGCGCGGCGGCGGCGCGCCCTCCGGCGTCACCTACATCGTCTTCAAGAACACCAAGGTTTCGCCCATCGAGGATCACGCGGCGGCCGTGACGGAGGGGGAGCGGATGGCGAGGCGGTTCGCCGACGGGAGCGGGGCGATCGGGAGCTGA